The genomic interval CACCAGCAATGGCGATCTCTGGCGAAGGCAGCGAAAGCTCATCCAGCCGGCTTTTCAGCATACGCAGATCGCTCGCTATGCCGACCTGATGGTTGCTCACAGCCTTGACTTCACCGCCGCGTGGCAAGACGGCGCGGTTATCTCCCTTGATCAGGCGATGCACGCCCTTACCTTACGGATCGTACTAGCCGCCCTCTTTTCGACGGACTCAGGAAAGACCGGTCAGGAAATCCACCATGCTGTGATTGATCTGGGAATGGGGCTTGCCGCCCAAATGAAACTCCCCATTCCCGATTGGCTGCCCACCCCAATGATGCGCCGTAAGCGTCGCGGAAGTCGGGTGCTGCGTCGTATCGTTGCCGAACAGATTGCTTTACGGCGGACGCAAGGTGAAGGCAACAGCCCGTCCGACCTACTTTCGATGCTCATCTTCAGCCGCGATCCCGAAACCGGCGCGGGGATGTCTGACCTGCAAATCACCGATGAAGTGATCACCTTTTACATCGCCGGACACGAGACAACCGCGCTTCTCTTGGGATGGGCATGGGTGCTTTTGGCGCAGCACCCCGAATGTGCGCAAGCCCTTCATGCCGAAGTTGATTTAGTGGTAGGCGATGCTCCACTGAGCGCGGCGGATCTGCCGCGCCTGCCCTATACAAGCTGCATTGTGAAAGAGGTTCTGCGGCTCTACCCCCCCTCATGGTTCATCTTTCGCCAGCCGAACAGTCCCCTTACTTTAGAGAGGCGTGATGAGCAGCCTGCTGAGGGTATCAGCGAGGGGATCATCTTCACCTTCCCCTATGCCACACAGCGCGATCCACGCTGGTTTCCCGATCCCGATGCCTTTCAGCCGGAGCGTTGGGCAAACGATTACGAGAAAACCCTTCCCAAAGGGGTGTACTTTCCCTTTGGAATGGGCGGACGGGTGTGCATTGGAAATGGGTTCGCTCTCATGGAGGCGCAGTTGATTTTAGCGACATTGGCACGGCATTGGCGAGTTGTCGTCATGGATACGGCGCGTCCGGTAGCAAGTGGGGCAACTCTCGGCTTTGCCGAACCCATCCGAGCGCGGCTGGAACGGCGGGGCTAATCCTCCCGCACAAAGCGCGTCTCAGCAATCAGCGCCCACAGAACATCCTTACCGCCCGATTCCGGTGTCGCTGTTGAAAAATCAA from Anaerolineales bacterium carries:
- a CDS encoding cytochrome P450, whose product is MKHISFLTVQRYFRRYGADVASQLRQRYGDRLQTRRLPFIGRLTMLFHPQDIHAVMVKQGVHVDKPHLVARLLKSSFGQGLFTSNGDLWRRQRKLIQPAFQHTQIARYADLMVAHSLDFTAAWQDGAVISLDQAMHALTLRIVLAALFSTDSGKTGQEIHHAVIDLGMGLAAQMKLPIPDWLPTPMMRRKRRGSRVLRRIVAEQIALRRTQGEGNSPSDLLSMLIFSRDPETGAGMSDLQITDEVITFYIAGHETTALLLGWAWVLLAQHPECAQALHAEVDLVVGDAPLSAADLPRLPYTSCIVKEVLRLYPPSWFIFRQPNSPLTLERRDEQPAEGISEGIIFTFPYATQRDPRWFPDPDAFQPERWANDYEKTLPKGVYFPFGMGGRVCIGNGFALMEAQLILATLARHWRVVVMDTARPVASGATLGFAEPIRARLERRG